The nucleotide window AGGACATTACTGGCGCTAAGTCCGTTATTCGTAACAATGAAACCACCAGTATTGAAACCACCCTGCCCAGCGACTGTTTTTGAATTACTTTTTGGCGAGATGAACAGTGTGTCGCCAAACTGCACCGTCCCGCCGCCTACATTCAAGATTTGGACTGGACCTATGATTGCTGGCATTGAAAACATCCTTTTCTGCTATTCTATTGGGCGATATACATAAAAAGTTGCGGCTAGTTAGCCAAATTCAGAGTCATTAAAAAAATGCGCTGCCCAAAAGTCAATATACGAACGGTAGAATGGCCTAAGAGTACATCAGCCTTGATAAAACAATATGCATGCATCAACGATTTTGTTCGGGGCGCGGCAGGAGATGCCGGATGTGCTTGACCCTTGCCTCCATAGAAACATTGCAGGTATTCCCAAGATGCACCACTGAAGAAGACGATACACCCAGTATATTGATACTCCGCACCTTTAAGACAGGATTAACATTATGAGTAGAACTATTTATGGTTTCAACATCCGGTTGAAATGTAATGGGCTCAGAAAAAATGGGGTAGGCACTAAATGCGCCTTCATTCTCATAAAATACTTCACGCTCTCTTTGGACTGCCAGAGCTCTGGAAAATGCCTGGATCTGCTGGGAATCACCTATTTGGAACACTGAAGAAAATATTACTGAATCTATTTTTATTCTATCAACACTAGCGATTCTTTGAAGCATCATCGTCCAGCTTCCGGCGAAAGAGGGACGAACGGCCCGATTATCAGTGACTCTGCAGGAGTATCGAATGTGGATGCCAAATTGATGGTATCTGCATCCCCGACCATTAGCAGCGAGGAACTTGAAACGCCAAGGATTCTGATGTCGCCAACGCAAATATCCCGGTTATAGACTTGAAAATTCATTCTGAACGACCTTCCTTTACATTATCTGGCAGGTTTTTGAGGAAGAGGAATACACCATTCTGAATCTCCTGCTTTAGCAGGTCAATCACTTGATTATTCATCTCCGGGCTTATTACCGTCCCATTCTCACCGGAGGACCTTTCCTTTAAATGTGCCGCCACTCTGCCAGACAACTGTTTTCTGATATCTTCTTTTATAAAAGTGAAATAAGAATCATCTACATTGATCCCCAGCTTCGCTTGAGCATCGCGATAGATACCCTCTAAATCCGTTTCAAGGTATTTGTACAGTGCTGTTTCAATTTCGATTGTCCTCTTAAACAGCTGTTTTCCAGGAGTAGGTACATTAACCGCTTTTTGATCTACCGAAAAATCATCAATTCCATCCAGTTCACTCGGGTTCAAGCCAATATTCAAAGTCCCTTCAAGAGTTTCTACCTTCAACTGGTCGAATTTGTACTCGATATTTCCAATTTGGACTGGAGGCCGATCCTTCAATGCTGCAACTTCTTGCTGCAAATCCATGGCCATTTTTTCCAATTTGGATATCTTTTTGCTTTGGTGCTGTACATATAAATGCAGCTTTTTAACATATTCATAAAATTCAGCATTCAAACGAATCACCTCGCCTCGAACCAGTTTTTAAATGTTAGCTTCGTGTAACCGGAGCCTGTAAAGGAACCGCAGGTGTCTCAAGTATTTCTGGTGTATATGATGTACCTGTTGTTATTTGGGAGGGATGCAGCGCCTCTGGAGCTGGTGCTATAAAGCCGCCCGTGTTATATAGGTTAGAAACTGGCTTGATCAAACCAGCACTGCCAATTTGCAGGACAGAAGAGTTCGATATTCCCTCAACCTTTAAAAAATTGATATTGATCGATTGTTGTATATAAAAATTCAACCTAATCACCCGCACTATACATTCAAATAATTTCCTTGATCAATTGCATCTTGGTCATAGGTATTTGTCGAGCTAAGATTATTGTGTATGGTCAATCCGTCTCCGGTATTGAATGAGCCCGCACCGGAGAAGGTTTTAGCGCTGGAACGGGGAGTTATTCTGTAGACATCGCCAATGTGGAAGACCGCACTGCTGCTAATTGAAATGACCTGTATGACCCCAACTATTGCTGGCATGAGCAACACCCTTTATTTTGATTTCTTTATTATCCTATGTGCCCAAATAAAGAATGTGATTAAAATGCCTATTTGTTTCAAATAAGGAACTACACTAAACAAAGTTCCTATGAAAATTTCCTGTAAAATCAGCTATGAAAAATCATGTTATATAACAGTTGAATTTTTGTATAACAGAGATGGAGATATGTTAATATATTTATATATTAAGAATTTTAAATTTATTATTACAGGAGGCAAATAATGAACGTTCCATTGCTGTTGAACCAGTTTCTAGACCGTGCGGTATCGCTTTATGGAGACAAAAAGGCTATTTTTTCCGAGGACAGGGCGCTTACATATTCTGAGTTGAACGAAAGGGTAAACCAGCTTTCGGATGGTTTGAGGAAGCTTGGAGCCGGCAAAGGTGACCGGATTGCCTACCTTGCGCCAAATTCAATTGAAATGCTTGAAGGTTTTTATGGTGTCTTCCAGGTCGGAGGTGTGATGGTGCCTTTGAACATTCGCCTTAAACCGGAGGATTATCTATTCATCCTTAACCACAGTGAATCCAAAGTGTTATTTGTCGATCAGGATTTATACCATCTCGTCGAGCCAATCAAAAACCAACTGGAAACCGTGAAGGAAATCATTGTCCATTATAAGGAAGACAGCCTCGAGGAAATCGGATACGATGCGTGGCTTATACAGCATTCTCCCGAACCGTTCAAACGCGAAGAATTAGATGAAAATGATGTCTGCAGCCTCCTCTACACAAGTGGAACGACTGGGAATCCCAAAGGGGTCATGCTTACCCACAGGAACAATTATCTGCACGCACTAAGCACGATGCATCATTTGCGGGTAAGCGATGAAGATGTCCTGCTGCATGTCCTGCCGATGTTCCATGTAAATGGTTGGGGGTCTCCATTTTATTACACGGCAAACGGCGCTTCTCAGGTCTGCTTTCGCAAAACGACCCCCGAGGCGATTTTCAGCGCATTGGAAAAGCATAAAGTCAGCGTGATGCATATGGCACCGACAGTTTTGAACGCCCTGCTCCAGTATTATGAAAAAAATGTCCCGAACATTGAGCAGCAGGTGCGTGTAGTCATCGCTGGGTCTGCACCGCCGCCAGCATTCGTTACCCGTGTCGAAAAAGAACTTGGCTGGGAGTTCATCCAGGTGTACGGAATGACGGAATCTTCCCCTTTAAGTACGATTTCTACAGTCAGATCGCACTTGAAGGAACTCCCATTGAATGAACAGTATCGGATGAAAGCGAAGGCAGGTATCTCGATGATTGGCTGCGAGGTCAAGGTTGTCAATGACTATGGTGAAGAGGTTGCACATGATGGCAAGGAAATCGGCGAAGTGATCACGAGAAGCAATGGAGTCATGAAAGGCTACTGGAAAAATGAAGAGGCAACCATGGAAACGATCCGCAATGGGTGGCTCCATACAGGTGATATGGCGACCGTAGACGAATACGGGAATATCGACATTGTCGATCGTAAAAAAGATGTCATCATCAGTGGCGGGGAGAATATATCGTCCATTGAGGTCGAGGGGGCTTTGTATGACCATCCGGCTGTCCTTGAAGCTGCAGTCATCGCCGTCCCGCATGAAAAATGGGGGGAGACCCCGCACGCATATGTCGTGTTACGTGAAAATGAACAAATCACGGAAAAGGACCTTATTGCATTTTCCAGGGAGAAACTGGCCCATTTCAAAGCGATTACTGGGGTAACCTTTGTAAAAGAACTGCCAAAGACTGCTTCTGGGAAAATTCAAAAAGTCCATTTGAGGAATGAGTATTGGGAAACGAAGGGCAAGGCCGGAAGATTTGTGAATTAATAGATTGCGGGGGATGCCGTTACGTGGTGTCTCCTTTCTATAAGATTATATGCATGTTATCCAATCCATATATAAGCTTGGCTAGTGGTTTCTATGCTGGATCCTCCTTTCCTTTTGCCAGGTTCGCTGATAGTGTGATATACATAGATTATATGTTAAACATTGGATGGAATGAGGGGGAAAATGGATAGTAACGGAAGGGCATCGGGAAGGATTGTTTCGATCGACCGGATGCGGGGTTTTTCATTGTTAGGGATTTTTCTTGTCAACATGATTTCATTCCACTCACCGTATTTTTATATTGATCCTGAAACATGGTGGGAGGGAAATATAAATTTATTTACATACAGATTCATTGATGTGTTGATCCAGGCAAGTTTTTATCCGTTGTTTGCGATGTTGTTTGGATATGGGCTGGTGATCTTAAGGGAGCGTATCCTCGATAAAGGTCTGAAGTTCACCCCGCTTGCCGTAAGAAGGCTTTCGCTGCTGCTGCTGATTGGCTGTATCCATGCTTTCTTTATATGGGAAGGGGATATCCTCATAACCTATGCAGTCTGCGGTTTTGCCTTTCTTTTATTCCTGGGATGGAGCGCAAAAAGGTTGATGATTGCAGGTTTGGCCATCTATATTGTCCCAAATCTCCTTCTCGTGCTGATGCTTGGAGCAGCCTCGGCGGTGGATGGAGGGGCAGAATTTTCAATGTATGATGGACAGGCTGCAGAACAGGCAATAAATGTCTATCGAACTGGGAGCTTTGCCGAAGTGACAGAGCAAAGAATGACAGAGTGGTATAAAAATAATAATCTCATGGGTTTGTTTTTTTATTTAATCACAATTCTGCCTTTGTTCATGTTTGGAGCAGGTGCGGCCAAAATGAGGCTGTTCGAAAAAGTACACAGGAATAAGAAAAAGATCAGGACATACGCAGCCGCACTTTCTATTCTCGGTCTGTTGATCAAGTCAATTCCGTACCTTTATGGAAGAACATTGATGACTGATTATGCCCAGGATATTTTTGGAGGTGCAATGCTGGCGATGGCTTATGCGCTGATCATTGCCCTTCTATCCGAGCACAGGAAAATGGACAGGGTCCTTTACCCGCTCGAAGCTGCCGGGAGGCTGTCAATCAGCAACTACTTATTCCAGTCTATCTTCTCAACGATGATTTTTTACAGTTACGGACTCGGTTACTATGGCGATGTGTCCATATTTGCTGGAACAATGCTGGCTCTTGCCATCTATGCAAGTCAATTAGCTGTCAGCAGCTGGTGGGTCAAAAGGTTTTATTATGGACCGGTCGAATGGCTGTGGCGAAGCGGTACTTATTTAAAGAAACAGCGTTTTAAAAAGGGTGCAGCCTGATGGAAAAAATCATGATCATTGGCAACGGGGGTGCGGGGAAATCAACACTTGCCAGAAAGCTGGGAGTGGTTCTTGCCAAAGAGGTATACCATCTTGATGCCTTGTTTTGGAAACCTGGATGGGAAACGACTGCAAGTGATGAGTGGAAGGCTATTTTAACAGAAATCATGGCAAAAGATTCATGGATCATGGATGGAAACTATGGCAGCACAATCGAGATGAGAGAGCGGGCAGCGGATACAATCATCTTCCTCGATTACTCTACTTCAAGATGCCTCTATGGTATTTTCAAAAGGCGTGTCATGTATCATAAGAAATCGCGGCCTGATATGAATGAAGGCTGTGAGGAAAAGCTTGATTGGACATTCATAAAGTGGGTGGCAGGATATAAGCGTAAAAAAACACCAGGAATCCTTGCATTCCTGGATGAGATGAAAACATCTGGTAAAGAAATTCATCATTTCACAAAACCTCGGGATACCGAGCATTTCATTACACGAAACAATGAATAAAGGGGGCAATTCAAATGAAATTCGCAACAGTAAAAAATGAAAAAGGCAAATGGATCGGAATCGTAAATGAAGAAGGAAGTCATGTTTTGCCACTGCAAGAAATTCATGAAAAAATGGGTGGCGAAAATTTTTTTTCATCTGACATGATTGAAGCCATATCGCTAGGCGACAAATTTCTTCAGGAAGCTGAAAAGACAGTTCAATGGGTAAGGGATAACAAGCTGGAAAGTGAACATTACCTTCCGCTATCATCCGTTGAATTGCTGGCGCCAATTCCCCGTCCGGGCAAGAATATTTTCTGTGTCGGGAAAAATTACGCTGAGCATGCGATCGAAATGGGGAGCAAGGAAGATATTCCCGAGCATGTCATGGTATTTACCAAAGCACCTACGACTGTCACCGCCCATGAACAAGAAATTTTAACCCATAGTGAATTGACAGAGCAATTGGACTATGAAGGTGAACTGGCAGTTGTCATCGG belongs to Mesobacillus sp. AQ2 and includes:
- a CDS encoding spore germination protein, with protein sequence MPAIIGPVQILNVGGGTVQFGDTLFISPKSNSKTVAGQGGFNTGGFIVTNNGLSASNVLDANLIDQPTVGNN
- a CDS encoding spore germination protein GerPE → MMLQRIASVDRIKIDSVIFSSVFQIGDSQQIQAFSRALAVQREREVFYENEGAFSAYPIFSEPITFQPDVETINSSTHNVNPVLKVRSINILGVSSSSVVHLGNTCNVSMEARVKHIRHLLPRPEQNR
- a CDS encoding spore gernimation protein GerPD; translation: MNFQVYNRDICVGDIRILGVSSSSLLMVGDADTINLASTFDTPAESLIIGPFVPLSPEAGR
- the gerPC gene encoding spore germination protein GerPC; the encoded protein is MNAEFYEYVKKLHLYVQHQSKKISKLEKMAMDLQQEVAALKDRPPVQIGNIEYKFDQLKVETLEGTLNIGLNPSELDGIDDFSVDQKAVNVPTPGKQLFKRTIEIETALYKYLETDLEGIYRDAQAKLGINVDDSYFTFIKEDIRKQLSGRVAAHLKERSSGENGTVISPEMNNQVIDLLKQEIQNGVFLFLKNLPDNVKEGRSE
- a CDS encoding spore germination protein GerPB; amino-acid sequence: MNFYIQQSININFLKVEGISNSSVLQIGSAGLIKPVSNLYNTGGFIAPAPEALHPSQITTGTSYTPEILETPAVPLQAPVTRS
- a CDS encoding spore germination protein, yielding MPAIVGVIQVISISSSAVFHIGDVYRITPRSSAKTFSGAGSFNTGDGLTIHNNLSSTNTYDQDAIDQGNYLNV
- a CDS encoding long-chain-fatty-acid--CoA ligase — encoded protein: MNVPLLLNQFLDRAVSLYGDKKAIFSEDRALTYSELNERVNQLSDGLRKLGAGKGDRIAYLAPNSIEMLEGFYGVFQVGGVMVPLNIRLKPEDYLFILNHSESKVLFVDQDLYHLVEPIKNQLETVKEIIVHYKEDSLEEIGYDAWLIQHSPEPFKREELDENDVCSLLYTSGTTGNPKGVMLTHRNNYLHALSTMHHLRVSDEDVLLHVLPMFHVNGWGSPFYYTANGASQVCFRKTTPEAIFSALEKHKVSVMHMAPTVLNALLQYYEKNVPNIEQQVRVVIAGSAPPPAFVTRVEKELGWEFIQVYGMTESSPLSTISTVRSHLKELPLNEQYRMKAKAGISMIGCEVKVVNDYGEEVAHDGKEIGEVITRSNGVMKGYWKNEEATMETIRNGWLHTGDMATVDEYGNIDIVDRKKDVIISGGENISSIEVEGALYDHPAVLEAAVIAVPHEKWGETPHAYVVLRENEQITEKDLIAFSREKLAHFKAITGVTFVKELPKTASGKIQKVHLRNEYWETKGKAGRFVN
- a CDS encoding DUF418 domain-containing protein codes for the protein MDSNGRASGRIVSIDRMRGFSLLGIFLVNMISFHSPYFYIDPETWWEGNINLFTYRFIDVLIQASFYPLFAMLFGYGLVILRERILDKGLKFTPLAVRRLSLLLLIGCIHAFFIWEGDILITYAVCGFAFLLFLGWSAKRLMIAGLAIYIVPNLLLVLMLGAASAVDGGAEFSMYDGQAAEQAINVYRTGSFAEVTEQRMTEWYKNNNLMGLFFYLITILPLFMFGAGAAKMRLFEKVHRNKKKIRTYAAALSILGLLIKSIPYLYGRTLMTDYAQDIFGGAMLAMAYALIIALLSEHRKMDRVLYPLEAAGRLSISNYLFQSIFSTMIFYSYGLGYYGDVSIFAGTMLALAIYASQLAVSSWWVKRFYYGPVEWLWRSGTYLKKQRFKKGAA
- a CDS encoding DNA topology modulation protein, with the protein product MEKIMIIGNGGAGKSTLARKLGVVLAKEVYHLDALFWKPGWETTASDEWKAILTEIMAKDSWIMDGNYGSTIEMRERAADTIIFLDYSTSRCLYGIFKRRVMYHKKSRPDMNEGCEEKLDWTFIKWVAGYKRKKTPGILAFLDEMKTSGKEIHHFTKPRDTEHFITRNNE
- a CDS encoding fumarylacetoacetate hydrolase family protein, encoding MKFATVKNEKGKWIGIVNEEGSHVLPLQEIHEKMGGENFFSSDMIEAISLGDKFLQEAEKTVQWVRDNKLESEHYLPLSSVELLAPIPRPGKNIFCVGKNYAEHAIEMGSKEDIPEHVMVFTKAPTTVTAHEQEILTHSELTEQLDYEGELAVVIGKKGKGIKREEALDYVFGYTIINDVTARDLQARHKQFFIGKSLDTTCPMGPWIVHKSTIANPNQLDIKTTVNGEVRQDSNTENFIFPVEEVISVLSQGMTLEPGDIIATGTPAGVGKGFKPPRFLKAGDTIEISVEGIGTLRNTVTN